Proteins encoded in a region of the Salvelinus fontinalis isolate EN_2023a chromosome 17, ASM2944872v1, whole genome shotgun sequence genome:
- the mcm6 gene encoding DNA replication licensing factor MCM6, which yields MDLVQPTQENAGQMVKDELAEKCQKLFQAFLEEYQTADGEVKYVRDAEELIRPERNTLLVSFTDLEGFNQELATTVQEEFYRVYPFLCRAVRNFARDHGNVPVNKEFYLAIQDLPTRHKIRELSSLRIGSLVRISAQVVRTHPVHPELVSGTFLCLDCQGVCPDVPQQFKYAPPTVCRNPVCSNRARFHLDTHRSKFIDFQKVRIQETQAELPRGSIPRSLEVILRAEAVETAQAGDRCDITGSLIVVPDVSQLSTAGVRAETSSRVGGRQGYENEGLRGLKALGVRELSYRLAFLACHVAPTNPRFGGKELRDEDQTAESIKSQMSVQEWEKVFEMSQDKNLYHNLGTSLFPTIHGNDEVKRGILLMLFGGVPKTTMEGTSLRGDVNVCIVGDPSTAKSQFLKHVEEFSPRAVYTSGKASSAAGLTAAVVRDEESHEFVIEAGALMLADNGVCCIDEFDKMETRDQVAIHEAMEQQTISITKAGVKATLNARTSILAAANPVGGRYDRSKSLKQNVNLSAPIMSRFDLFFILVDDCNEVTDYAIARRIVDLHSRIENSVDRLYSLDEIRRYLLFARQFKPKISGESEEFIVEQYKRLRQRDSSGGVATSAWRITVRQLESMIRLSEGMARMHCCDEVQPKHVKEAFRLLNKSIIRVETPDINLDQDQEMEEEEEGENGHDVPIGVNDQDIGQVNGHTDGVTGQTNGVNGHADSSSKPSLRLTFPEYRRISNLLVLHLRRAEEAEEEEELKKSAVINWYLKEMESEIDSEEELINRKSLIEKVLHRLVHYDHILIELSQGGLKGSETETQEEVLVVNPNYTLED from the exons ATGGATCTTGTACAGCCGACTCAGGAAAATGCGGGACAGATGGTGAAGGACGAGTTGGCAGAGAAATGCCAGAAGCTTTTCCAGGCTTTCTTAGAAGA gtaccaGACAGCAGACGGTGAGGTGAAGTATGTCCGTGATGCTGAGGAGCTGATCAGGCCAGAGAGAAACACTCTGCTGGTCTCCTTCACTGATCTGGAAGGATTTAATCAGGAACTGGCAACCACCGTCCAGGAGGAGTTCTACAG AGTGTATCCCTTCCTTTGCCGTGCGGTGAGGAACTTTGCTAGGGATCATGGGAATGTCCCAGTGAATAAGGAGTTCTACTTGGCCATTCAGGACCTGCCCACCAGACACAA GATCCGTGAGCTGTCCTCCCTGCGTATCGGCTCTCTGGTGCGGATCAGTGCACAGGTAGTGAGGACGCACCCCGTACACCCAGAACTG GTGAGCGGGACGTTCCTGTGTCTGGACTGCCAGGGGGTGTGTCCGGACGTGCCCCAGCAGTTCAAGTACGCACCGCCCACCGTCTGCAGGAACCCCGTCTGCAGCAACCGCGCTCGCTTCCACCTAGACACACACCGCTCCAAGTTCATCGACTTCCAGAAG gtgcgtaTCCAGGAGACCCAGGCAGAGCTGCCCAGAGGGTCCATCCCCCGCTCTCTAGAGGTGATTCTGAGGGCTGAGGCTGTGGAGACGGCTCAGGCCGGAGACCGCTGTGATATCACTGGCTCACTCATAGTGGTTCCCGACGTCTCCCAGCTCAGCACCGCAg GTGTGCGAGCAGAGACCAGTTCCCGTGTAGGAGGGAGACAGGGTTATGAGAACGAGGGCCTTCGCGGTCTTAAAGCATTGGGTGTCAGAGAGCTGTCCTACAGACTGGCCTTCCTCGCCTGCCATGTGGCTCCTACCAACCCCAGG tttggaGGGAAGGAGCTGCGTGATGAGGATCAGACAGCAGAGAGCATCAAAAGCCAGATGTCAGTTCAGGAGTGGGAGAAGGTGTTTGAGATGAGCCAAGACAAGAACCTCTACCACAACCTCGGCACCAGCCTGTTCCCAACTATACACG gtaACGATGAGGTGAAGCGTGGTATCCTGTTGATGTTGTTTGGGGGTGTTCCTAAGACCACCATGGAGGGAACGTCTCTCAGAGGAGATGTCAACGTCTGCATTGTCGGAGACCCCTCTACCGCTAAGAGCCAGTTCCTCAA GCATGTGGAGGAGTTCAGTCCCAGGGCTGTGTATACCAGTGGGAAGGCCAGCAGTGCAGCGGGTTTAACAGCAGCCGTGGTTCGAGACGAGGAGTCACATGAGTTCGTCATCGAGGCCGGCGCGCTCATGCTCGCTGAcaac GGTGTGTGTTGTATCGATGAGTTTGATAAGATggagactagagaccaggtggcCATCCACGAGGCCATGGAGCAACAGACCATCTCCATCACTAAAGCTGGagtcaag gccACTCTGAATGCCCGTACGTCCATCCTGGCGGCTGCTAACCCAGTCGGTGGTCGCTACGACCGCAGCAAGAGTCTGAAACAGAACGTCAACCTATCCGCTCCCATCATGAGCCGCTTCGACCTCTTCTTCATCCTAGTGGACGACTGCAACGAG gtgacaGACTATGCCATAGCCAGACGTATTGTGGATCTGCACTCTCGCATTGAGAACTCGGTAGACAGGCTCTACTCTCTGGATGAGATCAGAAGATATCTGCTCTTCGCCCGGCAGTTCAAACCCAAG ATCTCTGGTGAGTCCGAGGAGTTCATCGTGGAGCAGTACAAACGGCTGCGTCAGCGCGACAGCTCTGGGGGCGTGGCCACATCGGCCTGGCGAATCACGGTGAGGCAGCTGGAGAGCATGATCCGCCTTTCTGAGGGCATGGCACGCATGCACTGCTGTGATGAG GTCCAGCCGAAGCACGTCAAGGAGGCGTTCCGCCTGCTCAATAAATCCATCATCAGAGTGGAGACACCTGACATCAACCTGGACCAGGaccaggagatggaggaggaagaggagggagagaacg GTCATGACGTTCCTATCGGAGTGAATGACCAGGATATTGGGCAGGTGAACGGCCACACCGACGGAGTTACCGGCCAAACCAACGGTGTGAATGGTCACGCTGACAGCAGCTCCAAGCCCTCGCTGCGTCTCACCTTCCCAGAGTACCGCCGCATCTCCAACCTGCTGGTGCTGCACCTCCGCAGGGCCGAGGAGg ctgaagaggaggaggagttgaAGAAGAGTGCAGTGATCAACTGGTATCTGAAGGAGATGGAGTCAGAGATTGACTCAGAAGAGGAACTCATCAACAGAAAGAGCCTCATAGAGAAGGTCCTGCACAgactagtgcactat gaTCATATCCTGATTGAGCTGTCTCAGGGAGGGCTGAaagggtcagagacagagacacaggaagaAGTTCTGGTCGTTAACCCCAACTACACTCTGGAGGACTAG
- the LOC129813885 gene encoding caspase-8-like isoform X1, which translates to MVIQSSTNRSIMQMLREKKTLLTEILSAESSYILQHVQQEEIVTNRDYNNLNIPNQSDEKTVINLLDKVMNKGDAKCCELVNLLQKPHIIKNYPRLEEIFNNHTEPSDHTFNPAPTIPIPCTDNSDLETVVTGGDEVSLYEMTSVPRGLCLIINNEIFDKLRERTGSNKDVEDLANIFSRMKFRVVMCKDKTAVEIPIVLKVFSELKQLSDLQQCGVKEWVSGQFTDLKDLPKHSDAFVCCILSHGEKEGVCGTDGTVVPTIDILSPFNGTNCSILVEKPKLFFIQACRGKDVQGGVPVNKKPKVEGTDRELDTDDGQVQDYTLPLYSDYLVFMANVEQYVSIRNVNTGSWFIQSLCGQLGKGCTGGKDIHAIITLVNAEVSKMDGKLPVKDKDGKRIGYENVKQSPDSRNTLTKTLIFPAEATHSS; encoded by the exons ATGGTAATTCAATCATCCACAAATAG gtCCATCATGCAGATGCTGAGAGAGAAGAAGACTTTGTTAACGGAGATCCTGTCTGCGGAATCCAGCTACATCCTTCAACATGTGCAGCAGGAGGAAATAGTGACTAATCGTGACTACAACAACCTAAACATCCCCAATCAGTCCGATGAGAAGACTGTCATCAACCTGCTGGATAAAGTGATGAATAAAGGAGACGCAAAATGCTGTGAACTCGTGAACCTGCTGCAGAAACCACATATTATAAAAAACTACCCTAGACTGGAGGAAATATTCAACAACCACACAGAACCCAGTGACCACACCTTCAACCCAGCCCCAACAATCCCAATTCCCTGTACAG ATAATTCTGACCTGGAAACAGTGGTCACAGGTGGCGATGAG GTCAGTCTGTATGAGATGACCAGTGTACCTCGTGGTCTCTGTTTGATCATCAACAACGAGATATTTGATAAACTGCGTGAAAGAACAGGATCAAACAAGGATGTTG AGGATCTGGCCAACATATTCAGTCGGATGAAGTTCAGGGTGGTGATGTGCAAGGACAAGACTGCAGTGGAGATTCCCATTGTGCTGAAGGTCTTCTCTGAGCTGAAGCAGTTATCTGACCTGCAACAGTGCGGTGTGAAGGAGTGGGTCAGCGGTCAGTTCACTGATCTAAAGGATCTTCCGAAACATAGTGACGCCTTCGTCTGCTGCATTCTGAGTCACGGAGAAAAGGAGGGCGTCTGTGGCACAGATGGAACAGTCGTCCCCACCATTGATATCCTCTCACCTTTCAACGGCACAAACTGTAGCATCCTTGTTGAAAAGCCCAAACTGTTCTTCATCCAAGCCTGTCGAGGGAAAGACGTGCAGGGGGGTGTGCCGGTGAACAAGAAGCCTAAAGTTGAAGGGACGGACAGGGAACTGGACACAGACGACGGCCAAGTCCAAGACTACACACTTCCACTATACTCCGACTACCTGGTTTTCATGGCCAACGTAGAGCAGTATGTCTCTATCAGGAACGTGAACACGGGGTCCTGGTTCATCCAGTCTCTGTGTGGCCAGCTGGGAAAAGGCTGCACCGG AGGGAAAGACATCCATGCGATCATCACCCTGGTCAATGCTGAAGTGAGCAAGATGGACGGCAAACTTCCTGTTAAGGATAAAGATGGGAAACGTATTGGCTATGAGAATGTTAAGCAATCACCAGATTCCAGAAACACCCTGACCAAGACACTCATCTTTCCTGCTGAGGCCACGCATTCTTCCTGA
- the LOC129813885 gene encoding caspase-8-like isoform X2 — MQMLREKKTLLTEILSAESSYILQHVQQEEIVTNRDYNNLNIPNQSDEKTVINLLDKVMNKGDAKCCELVNLLQKPHIIKNYPRLEEIFNNHTEPSDHTFNPAPTIPIPCTDNSDLETVVTGGDEVSLYEMTSVPRGLCLIINNEIFDKLRERTGSNKDVEDLANIFSRMKFRVVMCKDKTAVEIPIVLKVFSELKQLSDLQQCGVKEWVSGQFTDLKDLPKHSDAFVCCILSHGEKEGVCGTDGTVVPTIDILSPFNGTNCSILVEKPKLFFIQACRGKDVQGGVPVNKKPKVEGTDRELDTDDGQVQDYTLPLYSDYLVFMANVEQYVSIRNVNTGSWFIQSLCGQLGKGCTGGKDIHAIITLVNAEVSKMDGKLPVKDKDGKRIGYENVKQSPDSRNTLTKTLIFPAEATHSS; from the exons ATGCAGATGCTGAGAGAGAAGAAGACTTTGTTAACGGAGATCCTGTCTGCGGAATCCAGCTACATCCTTCAACATGTGCAGCAGGAGGAAATAGTGACTAATCGTGACTACAACAACCTAAACATCCCCAATCAGTCCGATGAGAAGACTGTCATCAACCTGCTGGATAAAGTGATGAATAAAGGAGACGCAAAATGCTGTGAACTCGTGAACCTGCTGCAGAAACCACATATTATAAAAAACTACCCTAGACTGGAGGAAATATTCAACAACCACACAGAACCCAGTGACCACACCTTCAACCCAGCCCCAACAATCCCAATTCCCTGTACAG ATAATTCTGACCTGGAAACAGTGGTCACAGGTGGCGATGAG GTCAGTCTGTATGAGATGACCAGTGTACCTCGTGGTCTCTGTTTGATCATCAACAACGAGATATTTGATAAACTGCGTGAAAGAACAGGATCAAACAAGGATGTTG AGGATCTGGCCAACATATTCAGTCGGATGAAGTTCAGGGTGGTGATGTGCAAGGACAAGACTGCAGTGGAGATTCCCATTGTGCTGAAGGTCTTCTCTGAGCTGAAGCAGTTATCTGACCTGCAACAGTGCGGTGTGAAGGAGTGGGTCAGCGGTCAGTTCACTGATCTAAAGGATCTTCCGAAACATAGTGACGCCTTCGTCTGCTGCATTCTGAGTCACGGAGAAAAGGAGGGCGTCTGTGGCACAGATGGAACAGTCGTCCCCACCATTGATATCCTCTCACCTTTCAACGGCACAAACTGTAGCATCCTTGTTGAAAAGCCCAAACTGTTCTTCATCCAAGCCTGTCGAGGGAAAGACGTGCAGGGGGGTGTGCCGGTGAACAAGAAGCCTAAAGTTGAAGGGACGGACAGGGAACTGGACACAGACGACGGCCAAGTCCAAGACTACACACTTCCACTATACTCCGACTACCTGGTTTTCATGGCCAACGTAGAGCAGTATGTCTCTATCAGGAACGTGAACACGGGGTCCTGGTTCATCCAGTCTCTGTGTGGCCAGCTGGGAAAAGGCTGCACCGG AGGGAAAGACATCCATGCGATCATCACCCTGGTCAATGCTGAAGTGAGCAAGATGGACGGCAAACTTCCTGTTAAGGATAAAGATGGGAAACGTATTGGCTATGAGAATGTTAAGCAATCACCAGATTCCAGAAACACCCTGACCAAGACACTCATCTTTCCTGCTGAGGCCACGCATTCTTCCTGA